In the genome of Hemitrygon akajei chromosome 21, sHemAka1.3, whole genome shotgun sequence, the window caaactccttacagagagcggtCTCTCACGTCGCTGGCAACAGTTCCGAGAGAGTGACAGGAAatgaaccccgatcttacagctggtgctgtaaccACTACACTATGTGCCGCCTGTTATCTAGCACGCCTTATAAGTAAGGAGGTTTTTAGAATATAGTACGCACAGCCACTGTATTATATGCTGCAAAATCACATGAACAATGATGGGATATTGACCAGATATTTGTGGAGTTGAGCAAGAGATAAATGTTGCCAAGACACCGGAGGAAATTTCTCTTGCACTCTGATGCAGTTCTGAGTGGGATTTGACTTAACAGCTAAGATGTAAAAGACAACCTTTGATCATGCAGTACTCCCTTCGTATCGCCTGTCCTACAGTACGTCACTCTCTCAGTATTgctgccagcaacccaggttcaattccactgctgtctgtaatgagtttgtatgttctctccgtgtTAGTATGTTCTCGTCAGGCTCTCCGATTTTCTCTCACTTTGGTGCATTTGGGTCGCGCGGGCCCATTgggtagaagggcctgttactgtgctgaatctatgaatttcaaagtaaattttattatcagagtacatatatgtcactaccctgagattcatttttttctgcaggcaaatctataaaacagtaactataacaggatcaatgaaaggtcaaccagaagacaacaaattgtgcattgcaaatataaataaataaagagtgcatgaaataacaaggagttcttcttaccccatccctgacatatttagttgtttgcctgttctccatctcctctggtgctcccccctccccctttctttctcccgaggcttcccatcccatgatcctttcccttctccagctctgtatcacttttgccaatcacctttccagctcttagcttcatcccaccccctccggtcttctcctatcatttcgcatttccccctccccccactactttcaaatctcttatctttcctttcggttagtccagacgaaaggtcttggcccgaaacgtcgacagtgcttctccctatagatgctgcctggcctgctgcgttccaccagcattttgtgtgttgtgtgttatttccagcatctgcagatttcctcgtgtttgctcgagGAGTTCTTAAGGTAAGGGTTGTGGAAACATCTTAatagatgggcaagtgagtgtagttatccccttttgttcaagagcctgatggttaaatcACTAATAAAATATAGCATTTCTCCgtactgcccctctcacaatacaACATTCCCTCAGCACCACTCCACCCACAGTGTAGCACTCCCTCAGAACTGCCCTTCCAACAgtgcaccactctctgagtcCAGTTCATTGTCACTGGAGTAGAACCTGAGATGTTCTCattcatgagatgaagagtcttgtgAATGAGAACATCTCCTCACCTACAGCTGGCTTCAGCAAGCAACAAGCTCTGCTGCACTTGAGTCCCTGTTGACGAGTAAGACTCAAGAGACTTACAGTAGATATGATGGGATTGGGAAGAAGAACAGAATGGAAAACATAACAGTTTAACCTTCACTCATTTCACCTGAAGCAATGCGTATTTTCTGCAAGAGCCCTGGTTTTGGACAGCAGAGAAAAATCACCACTATTCTATTTATTCTGAATAAAACTAAAGAAAAATGTTCAAACCTGCAATCAGTTTCCAAGTAgctttgaattttaaaaaatctgtggaaggaaatgtgaTATATCCTTTTCATAGGGTGAAAGTGGATTAACAAATCCTACAAATCTGGGGTAAAAGTCTACATGTACTGTTGAACATGGACCTTGACTACCAGCTGCTAACGCTGGATACACTCTTCTTCATTCTTGGCTTTCTATGTAGCTTCCTTAATGAAAACTATGAGACAATCCTAAAGAGGAATTTGGAGAACGAGTCTGATAGGGTTCATCCAGAGAACTGGTACAGTAAAGGCTGATTTACATTGTGCATCGCATCTACGCCggagggtgacgtgcacctcttcAGTAAAGTTACTCACGTGTTGCGGCaacgcagactgcaacaactgtgattggtctgcttggtagcatcgcatttcctcctatgcatttccggttgcttcttctctgccatgtttgtaggctgtgtgtacaccgatgcaaaatagatgagccaaatcgtcaaatctatctgctgacatgcgaaaatgtttgaaatgcatttcctcatccatgtctctcacgaagaaactcaacacagttgcatagaaaccccaccaccaactagcgttttggcgcacaccaatgcATACTCGCTATGGCTTAGAGTgacacagaagtgaaaatcagggttatggCGTAGGCTGCAGCGTAGcccatatgcacaagtataaatcagccttaaatgGGGGCACTTCCCTATATTGTGAAGGggtacagctcagaaacaagccttttggcctattgagtctgtacTGACTACTTAGttgcactaatcctacattaatcccatgtTTATTCTGTTATATAGATTTAACACTACTTCACACTATAATAGATTAACACTATTTAACTCTAGTTATTTAACACTACTACAGCatcagcaacccgggttcaatcctgccaccgtctgtaaggagtctgtatgttctccccatggccaaatgtgtttcctcccacattccaaatgcaggtttgtaggttaattggatgTATAATGCAATTGGGCAGagtgggcttgttgggccaggagggcctgttaTCATATGTCtacattaaataaaataaaaaataaatctcctgtggccaattaatctaccaaaccATGTCTTCACCAGAGGAAACAAAAAtagcaaactccacatagacaacacccgaggtcaggattgaacctgaattTCCTGTGCTCTGAAGTAGTAGCTCTACTACCTGCACCACTGTGACGCCAGTGTCAGGTGACCATAGCACACGTACTTCAGCTGGTGTTTCAGTGCAGCACTGCAAGATTtcagatattaaacctgaatttcAGATCAGCCTGTTTGACAGATGCAAAAGAACAGTGGTTGAGAATGTACATCAACCACAATTTCATTGAATTACTCTTCCATCTTGAATGAAACAACAGCCAGTGATCGAGTATCAGTATTAattttatttcatgcttgttcCAGTCCACAGAGAAATCGGTAGTCCTCTCCCAAGCTTCTACATCCCCATTGAATTAGACGGGATTTCAAACAATCCATCCATTCTATAATCACCATTGTTTTATTAGTCCAAATTAATTGAGTTAGATTTGCTAAATCAGTTTAGTAGAACAGCCTACTGGATAGTAATCCAGTACCTTAATCATGATAAATTGGTTAACCTTCCTTCACAGTGTCACTATTTTCTTAAAGCCACATTGTaccactaacacacacacacacgcacgcacgcacacacgcatgcGCGAGGAATGAACAAGAGGAAGAAGCTTTCCTCAAGGCCCTACTACCAAGTTTTCATGAAATATTTTGTCACTTGAGGTAACCAAAGTAGAGATGGTTTGACAAGGTGGAGGAGTTTTGCATGCTTTTGCCCAGTCTCATTTATGTTGAGCAACtaaccaaacatgcacaaggcaGATTTCTTTCCTGATGAGTCAGTTGAGTTCTTGAGACAATCTGATAACTTTTTGGTTGCCCTTTCAGGTAACAGCTTCTTTTTTCCCCCCACttctgattggctgatttgacTGGACTGGAAGACCAGCACATAAGATGCCCTAAATGCACTCAAAGTGAACAGTGATCCAATCATCCAATAATGAACCAAGTATTTCACTAATTGAGTAGTTGATGGCTACATAATCATTTTTTTCCATTTTAGAGTTAGGAATGTATGTAAAATCTTACATTATGTACAAGGGCCCATACTGTTCTATCTTAATCTTAAACAGTTTTACAAGGGGATGAAGAAAGCAGTCATTGTAGAGAGTCAAATATCAATGCTCGGCAATTCTTCCAGTTACCGTTGACTAAACTGAGAGAAGAGGTACAGCCCACCGATGAGAACGAGGCCACGCATTCCAAATAACATTAGCATCAACAGCAAAAGGATGGACATAATAGGTTCAATGACTTGATTTCCCAGATTCCATCGTGGAAAGCCCATGTGAATCAAACGCTGATTCAGGTCCGCAAACAATGAGTGGCCTTGGTTGGCTGGTCCTTGGAAAGGCTGGTTTGCATGCTCCGTATTATGGATAAAACCCTGGCAAAaccaaatggaaaaagagaaaaatcaGCACTCCTTCATGTTTCAAACTGGTTTCTTAGAATTTATTCCCCGTCTCTGATAAGGCTGAGGGAGCTTTCTGGACTATTTTAAAATACAGTGAGTAGCCAACGAAAGTAGCATAGGGTTAAGCATGGGGCAACAAGGGAGCCCTTTAGGCTTAATCCACCATTTTATGAGATCATCGATGAGCTTCAAAATACTTCTGAATAACCACTTTTACCCAGTATCAATTAACAGCAATAGTTAAATAGGAAACTGTCAATTTCTACATGTCATTATGTGCAAGAAATTACATCTAAGTAAAAATTAATGATAGGAAGAAAACAGTTTTCCAGTATCTGTATCTTTAACAAGAATACTTCAAACCAGTTAACAATTGCATTAATTGGAGAAGACAGTTGTAAATTCTTACTATCTTCTAGTATAAATTAGTTGCTAATAATCCTGATAGGTCTTAAGTCAATATTCTATCAGCAGTTGCATTAGTTTCCCTCAACCTGTAACGTGCTCCAGCCACAGCTGATATATTCTTTTTACACAGTCTTGGCGTGGTCTATTGCTCCTGGAGGAAAATATGGATTTAGAACAAGATAGAAGTTCCTAGATCAGACCCATTAGCATCTGTATTTAATGAAAATGTTGTGAAGGATTTGCATCAAATTCTGGTTGGACAAAAGACTCAGCCAATATAttaaaggcaacatccattaaagatttctaacatctgggccatgctatcttcttgcagctaccatctGGCAGGAAGTATGGAAgtgccacaccaccagattcaagaacagctacttcccttcaaccattttgtTCTTGAGCTGACCACagcttagcaacactatgacaaaATGGATAGGGGTTCTGGTGATATTAATCACGCTGTTCAACGTTTCTGAGGGATAGTTACAAAATAGGTGCTTTCATTAAACAAAGCGCAGCAGCAGTGTGAACAAAGGCAGCAGTAAGAGGTCAGAGATTTAAAGAACCTGCTATTTCCTAATGCATCACCCTCTCCCACTTGACATCCAAACTCTTTTGGGGAACAGGTCCTGGTAGAAGTCGCTTTAACGTCACTAGTGTTCAAGAGTAATGTCAGGAAGCACTTCTCAAAGGATAGTGctgggggaaagggaagaggtTTTTAAGTGAAAATTTCAAACTGAGACTGGCAATTTTATTTTGCTTCCCAGTttaaaggcacatggatgaagttAGAGCCAGATATAGCATGAACTAAGTGACTGAAAAAACACCTTTAATCCAGTAAaggtgatgaggccacacttaggttggaggaacaacaccttatattctgtttgggtagcctccaaccttttggcatgaacattgatttctcaaacttctggtaatgccctccccccttccccatcccccttttccctctctcacctatttCCTTGCCcgttcatcacctccctctggtgctcctccccacttttctttttcccatggccttctgtcgctttcaacaatcaacttctCAACTatttactttatccctccccctccaggtttcacctatcatctgatgttgggtttcggcccaaaatgtcaaccgtactcttttccacagatgctggcaggccagctgagttcctccagcattttgtgtgtgttgctcagatttccagcatctgcagattttctcttgtttgtgattgaaataTTTTTGGGCTATGGGGAAACAGCTGAAGTAAGATATCTCCTCTTGCACCCTATCAGTGAATGATGCTCCTTGGTAGTAACCTCACTGGTTACTTCCAAAAGAACACTGACTCACTAACTATACCACAGAGTGAAAGGGTGGATCCCACATGGAAACGATGAGAAAACTTGGAAATTTTTGAAAGAATGCTTTGTGCTTAAATTCCTAGCCtccattcactggagagagaatcCAACTGGGGACAAATTTTGGAGGCTGGAAGACTTGCTCATATGAACTACAAATGATCCTTAGATCTTCAGAATTTTCAGCATTCCTGTTATGGGGGGGTCGAAGTGGTGGGGGTCATGCACTTTGTGGCCAATTTatttggtacctcctgtacctagtaaagtggccattgagtgcatgATTGTGATTTTCTGCTGCTTAGCCCGTCCATTTcgaggttcaacgtgttgtgcattcagagatgctcttctgcacaacactgttgtaatgcgtggttatttgagttactgttgccttcctgtcagcttcaactaggctggccattctccttcgatctctctcattaacaagacattttcatccacagaactgccactcattggattttcttttgttctttccaccattctctgtaaactctagagcagggttTCTCAACTAGCGCCCTGTGAGAGGTCGCTAAGAGTTCAGTGAGAGATcaagattgaaaaaaaaacatcgTTTTTTTTAACTTTGCGTGCTGCTAGCAAAtacagtggtgggcagtgactaAGCAGCCCTGTTAGCAATCTCTAAGCAAAGTATGGCAGTGCGCAGCAGGAcatttatttggttgagtccattctcagatTTTGACACGAGATAGGGGAGTACGTTGATAATAATGGTGAGCGccgtattgcacagaggggacgACCGCAGGCTGATGAGCGTGAAGTGTGTTTTCTGAGCATTGAACGAACTCGCCTATTTTGGACTGTGAT includes:
- the fam241a gene encoding uncharacterized protein FAM241A → MVRILANGDIVQDDDPRVRKTPPRREELNRGRQGFIHNTEHANQPFQGPANQGHSLFADLNQRLIHMGFPRWNLGNQVIEPIMSILLLLMLMLFGMRGLVLIGGLYLFSQFSQR